One Brassica napus cultivar Da-Ae chromosome C2, Da-Ae, whole genome shotgun sequence DNA window includes the following coding sequences:
- the LOC106356113 gene encoding protein SOB FIVE-LIKE 2-like: MLAMESPRIHEGVAEEKSSCESGWTMYIEDTIHGNHHSEFVYEEYDDDGNHFCVKDVDDDSSENGSDDSMTSDASSWPSTQLPRKTKNHAAAKKSYAKQVNHHTKNKAREKSTDQEEESEFNGRTRTIAASRVQSKGKVRKNK, encoded by the coding sequence ATGTTGGCTATGGAGTCTCCAAGAATCCATGAAGGAGTTGCTGAGGAGAAGAGTAGTTGTGAATCAGGATGGACTATGTACATAGAAGACACCATCCATGGAAACCATCACTCTGAATTTGTCTATGAAgaatatgatgatgatggtaaTCATTTCTGTGTAAAAGATGTCGATGATGATAGTAGTGAAAATGGGAGCGATGACTCGATGACTTCTGATGCATCTTCATGGCCTAGCACTCAGCTTCCAAGGAAGACAAAGAATCATGCAGCTGCAAAGAAGAGTTATGCCAAACAAGTCAATCATCACACAAAGAATAAAGCTCGTGAAAAATCCACCgaccaagaagaagaatctgAGTTCAACGGTAGAACAAGAACCATTGCAGCTAGTCGTGTTCAAAGTAAAGGCAAGgtgagaaaaaacaaataa